Proteins encoded within one genomic window of Flavobacterium oreochromis:
- a CDS encoding DUF4294 domain-containing protein gives MKDTIAQVSYQLEEVIVTNRAYNFKTEEERKRFMILKRRVMRTYPYAKIAAERLVALNQGMKLLKSDRDKKKYFKIVEKFLTEEFEEQLKKLSRKDGQILVKLIHRQTGTTTYDLISELKSGWKAFWANNTASLFDINLKTKYEPDLVAEDYLIESILYRSFIDGKLVSQESKLGHNYNELQKSWRQKVKEYKERHPELQK, from the coding sequence ATAAAAGACACAATCGCACAAGTCTCATATCAATTAGAAGAAGTTATAGTAACCAATCGAGCGTACAATTTCAAAACAGAAGAAGAACGAAAACGTTTTATGATTCTAAAACGCCGAGTTATGAGAACTTATCCCTATGCAAAGATAGCAGCTGAAAGATTAGTAGCCCTTAATCAAGGAATGAAGCTTTTAAAATCAGACCGAGATAAAAAAAAATACTTCAAAATAGTTGAAAAATTTTTAACAGAAGAATTTGAAGAACAATTAAAAAAATTAAGCAGAAAAGATGGGCAAATTTTAGTTAAATTAATACATCGTCAAACAGGAACTACCACTTATGATTTGATTTCTGAATTAAAAAGTGGATGGAAGGCTTTTTGGGCAAATAACACAGCAAGTTTATTTGATATAAATTTAAAAACTAAATATGAACCAGATTTAGTTGCAGAAGATTACCTTATAGAAAGTATATTATATAGATCCTTTATAGATGGTAAACTAGTTTCACAAGAGTCTAAATTAGGGCACAATTATAATGAACTTCAAAAAAGCTGGCGCCAGAAAGTAAAAGAATATAAAGAAAGACATCCCGAACTCCAAAAATAA
- a CDS encoding M43 family zinc metalloprotease produces MLYKKKYAWDNNKYLNVYIQNDLFDDQINNSGVATYPNQEKTNNNFSRIVYSGTSLYGNVDNEFASTLTHEFAHFLGLIHTFENGCGGTDKVDDTPQEDSLVDNNNCNPVFNCNMQKVNNENYMGYNGSYGCYKMFTKGQVKRMYKALHHSSRKNLWQEKNLVATGLKEGELLSDYQIDKQDNFNIYPNPFNSKIEIMLKEDIKEIKLFSILGEEIIVNIQYLNNSLILIEKLEALKEGLYLMKITTSSGKTISKKITKR; encoded by the coding sequence ATCTTATACAAAAAAAAATATGCTTGGGATAACAATAAATATCTTAATGTATATATACAAAATGATCTTTTTGATGATCAAATAAATAACTCAGGAGTAGCAACTTATCCAAATCAAGAAAAAACAAATAATAACTTTTCCAGAATAGTTTATAGTGGAACATCACTTTATGGTAATGTTGATAATGAATTTGCATCAACACTTACTCATGAATTTGCCCATTTTTTAGGACTAATACATACTTTTGAAAATGGTTGTGGAGGAACAGATAAAGTAGACGATACACCTCAAGAAGATTCTCTTGTAGATAATAATAATTGTAATCCAGTTTTTAATTGTAATATGCAAAAAGTTAATAATGAAAATTATATGGGATATAATGGATCATATGGATGTTACAAAATGTTTACAAAAGGACAAGTAAAGCGTATGTATAAAGCATTGCATCATTCTAGTAGAAAAAATTTATGGCAAGAAAAAAATTTAGTAGCTACAGGTTTAAAAGAAGGAGAACTACTATCAGATTATCAAATAGATAAACAAGATAATTTTAATATATACCCAAATCCCTTTAATTCTAAAATCGAAATTATGCTAAAGGAAGATATAAAAGAGATTAAATTATTTAGCATTTTAGGTGAAGAAATAATTGTAAATATTCAATATTTAAACAATAGTTTAATTCTAATAGAAAAACTAGAAGCTTTAAAAGAAGGCTTATATCTAATGAAAATAACAACTTCCTCAGGGAAAACAATATCAAAAAAAATAACGAAAAGATAG
- a CDS encoding cyclase family protein — MSAEATLFLIEKGVKVMGIDQWGWDLPLPYQIEQAKKQKRNDIFWEGHLVGVDHEYCHMEQLVNLDQLPYTGFKVACFPLKLKGASAGPSRVVAILE; from the coding sequence ATGTCAGCAGAAGCAACATTGTTCCTAATTGAAAAAGGAGTAAAAGTAATGGGGATTGATCAATGGGGATGGGATTTACCATTGCCTTATCAGATAGAACAAGCAAAAAAACAAAAAAGGAATGACATTTTTTGGGAAGGTCACTTAGTAGGAGTAGATCATGAATATTGTCATATGGAACAGTTGGTAAATTTAGATCAACTTCCATACACCGGTTTTAAAGTCGCTTGTTTCCCTTTAAAGTTAAAAGGAGCTTCAGCAGGACCATCTAGAGTTGTGGCTATATTAGAATAA
- a CDS encoding cyclase family protein has protein sequence MKIIDLSKTVYQNPNDPFFMKVKIKHKSHKKSKWIIRLFGLPFNLFPKHFTGWADDMIKQLGVHATTHLDAPYHYGPISEGKPAKTIEQIPLEWCYGNGIVIDMKHKEDFEIITKDDIQKFLDQQQINIQPGNIVLIKTGRDKHIYEKDYYKKEQVCQQKQHCS, from the coding sequence ATGAAAATAATTGATTTATCTAAAACAGTTTATCAAAATCCAAATGATCCTTTCTTTATGAAAGTTAAAATCAAACATAAATCTCATAAAAAATCTAAATGGATTATAAGATTATTTGGATTGCCTTTTAATTTATTTCCAAAACATTTTACAGGATGGGCTGATGATATGATAAAGCAATTGGGAGTACATGCAACCACACATTTAGATGCTCCATATCATTATGGGCCAATTTCTGAAGGTAAACCTGCCAAAACAATTGAACAAATACCTTTAGAATGGTGCTACGGAAACGGAATTGTTATAGATATGAAACACAAAGAAGATTTTGAAATAATAACAAAAGACGATATTCAAAAATTCTTAGATCAGCAGCAGATCAATATTCAGCCAGGAAATATTGTTTTAATAAAAACAGGTCGAGATAAACATATATACGAAAAAGATTATTATAAAAAGGAACAGGTATGTCAGCAGAAGCAACATTGTTCCTAA
- a CDS encoding phosphoribosylaminoimidazolesuccinocarboxamide synthase, giving the protein MSTITSTQFNFPGQKSVYHGKVREVYNINDELLVMIATDRLSAFDVIMPKGIPYKGQILNQIATRFMEMTQDIVPNWLVATPDPNVAVGHLCQPFKVEMVIRGYLSGHAAREYALGKRVLCGVTMPEGMKENDKFPEPIITPTTKADVGVHDEDISRENILAHGIVSEEDYLILEKYTRALFQRGTEIAASRGLILVDTKYEFGKTKEGKIVLIDEIHTPDSSRYFYADGYQERQNKGENQKQLSKEFVRQWLISNGFQGKEGQQIPEMTNEYVETVSDRYIELYENIIGEKFQKSDISNIHDRIEKNISEFLKKVNNLILYLSILHNYN; this is encoded by the coding sequence ATGAGCACTATTACTTCTACCCAGTTTAATTTTCCTGGGCAAAAATCAGTTTACCACGGAAAAGTACGTGAGGTTTATAATATTAATGATGAATTGTTAGTTATGATAGCCACTGATCGTTTATCAGCTTTTGATGTTATTATGCCAAAAGGAATTCCATATAAAGGTCAAATTTTAAATCAGATAGCGACCAGATTTATGGAGATGACACAAGATATTGTTCCTAATTGGCTAGTAGCAACACCTGATCCTAATGTAGCAGTAGGGCATTTATGTCAACCCTTTAAAGTTGAAATGGTTATTAGAGGTTATTTATCAGGACATGCAGCTCGTGAATATGCTTTAGGGAAACGTGTATTGTGCGGTGTTACAATGCCTGAAGGAATGAAAGAAAACGATAAATTTCCAGAGCCTATTATTACACCAACAACTAAAGCGGATGTAGGCGTACATGATGAAGACATTTCAAGAGAAAACATTTTAGCACACGGAATCGTTTCAGAAGAAGATTATCTAATTTTAGAAAAATATACACGTGCTTTATTTCAAAGAGGAACAGAGATAGCGGCCTCACGGGGATTAATCCTAGTTGATACAAAATACGAATTTGGTAAAACAAAAGAAGGAAAAATAGTCTTAATTGATGAAATTCATACACCCGATTCCTCTCGTTATTTTTATGCTGACGGTTATCAAGAAAGACAGAATAAAGGAGAAAATCAAAAACAATTATCAAAAGAATTTGTTCGTCAGTGGTTAATATCCAATGGGTTTCAAGGAAAAGAAGGACAACAAATACCGGAAATGACTAACGAATACGTAGAAACAGTTTCTGATAGATATATAGAATTGTATGAAAATATTATAGGAGAAAAGTTTCAAAAATCTGATATTTCAAATATTCATGATCGAATTGAAAAAAATATTTCTGAGTTTTTAAAAAAAGTAAATAACTTGATTTTATACCTATCTATACTCCATAATTACAATTAG
- a CDS encoding globin domain-containing protein, with amino-acid sequence MTTSEKELIKATIPVLRENGVLLTKHFYNRMFTYNPELKNIFNLGNQANGRQQTALAMAVLAYAEHIENPSVLIDVLKSIGNKHVSLNITKEQYEIVGNHLIASIKEVLEESATENLLSAWAKAYWELAEIMIQIEEEMYQNNLNKKGGWKGWRSFVITRIVEESEEIKSFYLTPKDNKAIADYLPGQYITIKTHIEELGHEQPRQYSLSSSFNEKYYRISVKLEKGSNSNPDGLVSNVLHNKKKVAKYYYQLQREFLILKKK; translated from the coding sequence ATGACAACAAGTGAAAAAGAATTAATTAAAGCTACTATTCCAGTATTAAGAGAAAATGGTGTACTATTAACAAAACATTTTTACAATAGAATGTTTACTTATAATCCTGAGCTAAAAAACATATTTAATTTAGGAAATCAAGCAAATGGAAGACAACAAACGGCATTAGCCATGGCTGTCTTAGCTTATGCAGAACACATAGAAAATCCAAGTGTATTAATAGATGTGCTTAAATCAATTGGAAATAAACATGTTAGCCTTAATATTACTAAGGAACAGTATGAAATAGTAGGTAATCATCTTATTGCTTCTATAAAAGAAGTCTTAGAAGAATCAGCAACTGAAAATTTGTTGAGTGCTTGGGCTAAAGCTTATTGGGAATTAGCTGAAATAATGATACAAATAGAAGAAGAAATGTATCAAAATAATCTTAACAAAAAAGGAGGATGGAAAGGATGGAGAAGCTTTGTTATTACAAGAATAGTTGAAGAAAGCGAAGAGATAAAATCATTTTATCTAACTCCAAAGGACAATAAGGCTATTGCTGATTATTTACCTGGGCAATACATTACAATCAAAACTCATATAGAGGAATTAGGACACGAACAACCAAGACAATATAGCCTATCTTCATCATTTAACGAAAAGTACTATAGAATATCTGTCAAATTAGAAAAAGGAAGTAACAGCAATCCTGATGGATTGGTTTCAAATGTTTTACATAATAAAAAGAAGGTAGCGAAGTATTATTATCAGCTCCAGCGGGAATTTTTAATATTGAAGAAAAAGTAG
- a CDS encoding Rrf2 family transcriptional regulator: MKLNHFTDFSMRVLIYLIHLNKEESTSLDELASTFNLSRNHLIKVIQFLSHHHLIETKRGKGGGIRIAEKTLKTPIGNLIHLLEQDEDPIIDCNAKPCIFPSSECQLKHLFQKGYNTFIQTLNEYTLEDLRFKNWNNILIKQ, from the coding sequence ATGAAACTGAATCACTTTACTGATTTTTCTATGCGGGTACTGATTTATTTAATTCATCTGAATAAAGAAGAATCTACTTCTTTAGATGAACTTGCGAGTACTTTTAATTTATCTAGAAATCACTTAATTAAAGTGATTCAGTTTCTTTCCCATCATCATTTAATAGAAACCAAAAGAGGAAAGGGAGGTGGTATACGTATTGCTGAAAAAACCTTGAAAACTCCTATTGGTAATCTAATTCATTTATTAGAACAAGATGAAGATCCTATTATTGACTGTAATGCAAAACCCTGTATTTTTCCTAGTAGTGAATGTCAATTAAAACATTTATTCCAAAAAGGATATAATACATTTATTCAAACACTAAACGAATATACATTAGAGGATCTACGTTTTAAAAACTGGAATAATATACTTATTAAGCAATGA